A window of Psychroflexus sp. ALD_RP9 contains these coding sequences:
- a CDS encoding S1 RNA-binding domain-containing protein, giving the protein MLELGLKHKLEIDRDTAPGLFLKNDAGDEVLLPNKYKPKTYEIGDSIEVFVYLDFEERPVATTLEPKIQLDEFAVLTCVDSNDFGAFLDWNLEKHLFVPHSEQAYKMKPNNNYLVFCYLDEETNRLVASSRVNKFVDNSVLTVNEFDEVEIIITNPTELGFNVIINEIHAGLLYKDEVYADLKTGDRLKAYIKKIRPDNKIDVTLQKFGYKSIEPNAQKIYDILKATDTGYLPFHDKSKPEAINETFHLSKKAFKKAIGSLYKDKQIVIKNGDGIYLKE; this is encoded by the coding sequence ATGCTTGAATTAGGCCTTAAACATAAGCTTGAAATTGATCGTGATACAGCACCAGGATTATTTTTAAAAAATGATGCTGGTGATGAAGTTTTGCTCCCGAATAAGTACAAACCAAAAACTTATGAAATTGGCGATTCAATAGAAGTTTTTGTTTATTTAGATTTTGAAGAGCGTCCAGTGGCTACTACGCTCGAGCCTAAAATTCAACTTGATGAGTTTGCAGTTTTAACTTGTGTTGATAGCAATGATTTTGGCGCATTTTTAGATTGGAATCTCGAAAAACATCTATTTGTGCCACATAGCGAGCAAGCCTACAAGATGAAACCAAACAATAATTACTTGGTTTTTTGTTACTTAGATGAAGAAACCAATAGGCTAGTGGCTTCAAGTAGAGTAAACAAATTTGTAGATAACTCTGTTTTAACAGTAAATGAATTTGATGAAGTTGAAATTATTATTACCAATCCTACAGAATTAGGTTTTAATGTAATTATTAACGAGATTCATGCTGGTTTACTTTATAAAGACGAAGTTTATGCTGATTTAAAAACTGGTGACCGACTAAAAGCTTACATTAAAAAGATAAGGCCTGACAATAAAATAGATGTCACACTTCAAAAATTTGGGTACAAAAGTATTGAGCCAAATGCCCAGAAAATTTATGATATCTTAAAAGCTACTGATACAGGTTACTTACCATTTCATGATAAATCTAAACCTGAAGCGATTAATGAAACGTTTCATTTAAGTAAAAAAGCTTTTAAAAAAGCTATTGGCAGTTTGTATAAAGACAAACAAATAGTTATTAAGAATGGTGATGGTATTTATCTAAAAGAATAA
- the menD gene encoding 2-succinyl-5-enolpyruvyl-6-hydroxy-3-cyclohexene-1-carboxylic-acid synthase: MSQQFSSIATAQLLVKAFELNHINHVVISPGSRNAPLTIAFSNHPSIKTYSIVDERSAAFFALGMTQHLQKPVAVICTSGSALANYYPAVTEAYYSHLPLIVLSADRPRHLLDIGDGQTIKQHHFFGEHVGYAANLKDDTHQKISAEDFNFNKAEVQAAILTTYQQQLPVHINAAFDEPLYHTTENQLREVESLSAIEFPEINKIPDELVSKFINDWNSAEKKLVLVGVNSNFDFTDELLEVLAKDPSVIVMTEVTSNIAHKHFFQNIDALIAPIEQLDDAEVYFKGLQPDLLLSLGGMLVSKKLKSFLRAYQPKMHYQVHPQRRLDTFFTKPTLLKSTVKQFSKQVVEKLQSVPSNYFEHWYKQKTSIEAIRKRYIQEIDYSDFKVFAAVFNKLPKNEHIHFANSSTVRYANLFDSKTPLIAFSNRGTSGIDGSTSTAIGYAVASQHPTTIITGDLSFFYDSNALWNNYLPSDFKIIVINNSGGGIFRILPGDKQANYFHTYFETRHQLTSKHLSEMFGLSYFSAKNLNELEVQLSSFFEASEQPKILEIFTPTEVNDEILLNYFKYINKHLFR, from the coding sequence ATGAGTCAACAGTTTTCAAGCATTGCTACAGCACAACTTTTAGTAAAAGCATTTGAGCTTAATCATATTAATCATGTTGTTATTTCACCGGGATCAAGAAATGCACCGCTTACCATCGCATTTTCGAATCATCCAAGTATAAAAACTTACAGTATTGTTGATGAACGTTCGGCTGCTTTTTTTGCTTTAGGTATGACGCAGCATTTGCAAAAACCTGTTGCTGTAATCTGTACATCGGGTTCGGCATTAGCTAATTATTACCCAGCGGTTACAGAAGCATATTACAGCCATTTACCTCTAATTGTTTTATCTGCTGATCGACCACGCCACCTTTTAGATATCGGCGATGGCCAAACGATAAAACAGCACCATTTTTTTGGCGAACATGTTGGTTATGCCGCTAATCTTAAAGATGATACACATCAAAAAATTTCAGCCGAAGATTTTAATTTTAACAAAGCAGAAGTTCAAGCGGCCATTTTAACTACTTACCAACAACAATTACCAGTCCATATCAATGCAGCTTTTGATGAACCTTTATATCATACAACAGAAAATCAACTTCGTGAAGTTGAATCGCTTTCGGCTATAGAATTTCCTGAAATCAATAAAATCCCGGATGAATTGGTTTCAAAATTTATAAATGACTGGAATTCGGCTGAAAAGAAATTAGTGTTAGTTGGCGTTAATTCTAATTTCGATTTTACGGATGAATTGCTTGAAGTTTTAGCAAAAGACCCTTCAGTTATTGTTATGACAGAGGTTACTTCAAATATTGCACACAAGCATTTCTTTCAGAATATTGATGCTTTAATTGCTCCTATTGAACAATTAGACGACGCAGAAGTTTATTTTAAAGGGCTTCAACCTGATCTATTATTAAGTTTAGGAGGTATGTTGGTAAGTAAAAAATTGAAATCATTTTTAAGAGCTTATCAGCCAAAAATGCATTATCAAGTGCATCCGCAACGTCGCTTAGATACTTTTTTTACAAAACCAACACTTTTAAAGTCTACCGTAAAACAGTTCTCTAAACAAGTTGTCGAGAAGTTACAATCTGTACCATCTAATTATTTTGAGCATTGGTATAAGCAAAAAACCAGTATAGAAGCTATTAGGAAACGTTATATTCAGGAAATCGATTATTCCGATTTTAAAGTATTTGCTGCTGTTTTTAACAAGTTGCCAAAAAACGAGCATATTCATTTTGCAAATAGTTCAACTGTAAGATATGCTAATTTATTTGATTCTAAAACACCACTCATTGCCTTTTCAAATAGAGGCACAAGCGGCATCGATGGTAGTACATCTACAGCAATTGGTTATGCTGTTGCTAGCCAGCATCCTACTACAATAATAACAGGTGATTTAAGTTTTTTTTACGATTCAAATGCTTTATGGAATAATTATTTACCATCTGATTTTAAAATTATTGTGATTAATAATTCTGGAGGTGGTATTTTTAGAATCTTGCCTGGTGATAAGCAAGCCAATTATTTTCACACCTATTTTGAAACACGACATCAATTAACATCTAAGCATTTAAGCGAAATGTTTGGGTTAAGCTATTTTAGTGCAAAAAATTTAAATGAGTTAGAAGTTCAGCTGAGCTCATTCTTCGAAGCTTCAGAGCAGCCTAAAATCCTTGAAATTTTTACACCAACCGAAGTCAATGATGAGATTTTATTAAATTATTTTAAATACATTAATAAGCATTTATTTCGGTAA
- a CDS encoding chorismate-binding protein produces the protein MQQFKELIERQYQAELPFVLYHKPEEAEVNLIAQTDQELFYLNDTVNESGFVFAPFDVSQKAIIFPHKQTNSFSFPHQMFLEKQPVSKGFHYKEDARQAEIYQELVKKAIASIQQTELKKIVTSRVLELPVEVPQISDLFHRLTFFYPDAMTYVWYHPKVGLWAGASPETLLKVKHHNLETVALAGTRHESDLPTQPFTSKEYEEQDLVTQHILDRLKPYVKTLHQSERLESKAGQLIHLKTTIKARLKSQSLQEVISQLHPTPAVCGLPTQLAKQFLEQNEAYNRQFYSGYFGELNFKSENRRSNRPQNIENQVFKSVKTSSSLYVNLRCMSFQDSICHIYVGGGITSKSDALAEWQETCNKAQTMLNVL, from the coding sequence ATGCAACAATTTAAAGAACTTATAGAGCGCCAATATCAAGCTGAGTTACCATTTGTACTGTATCATAAACCAGAAGAAGCCGAGGTTAATTTAATTGCACAAACCGATCAAGAACTTTTTTACTTAAACGATACTGTAAATGAAAGTGGTTTTGTGTTTGCACCTTTTGATGTATCCCAAAAGGCTATTATTTTTCCACATAAGCAAACCAATAGTTTTAGTTTTCCGCATCAAATGTTTTTAGAAAAGCAACCAGTTTCTAAAGGGTTTCATTACAAAGAAGATGCCCGTCAAGCGGAAATTTATCAAGAACTAGTTAAAAAGGCTATTGCCAGCATTCAACAAACTGAACTAAAGAAAATTGTAACGTCAAGGGTTTTAGAATTACCAGTTGAAGTGCCTCAAATTAGCGACTTGTTTCATCGTTTAACATTTTTTTATCCCGATGCGATGACTTACGTATGGTATCACCCAAAAGTAGGATTATGGGCTGGTGCTTCACCAGAAACTCTGCTTAAAGTAAAGCATCATAACCTAGAAACTGTTGCTTTAGCTGGTACAAGGCATGAATCTGACTTACCAACTCAACCTTTTACTTCAAAAGAGTACGAAGAACAAGATTTAGTTACTCAGCATATTCTTGATCGCTTAAAGCCATATGTAAAAACATTACATCAAAGCGAACGATTAGAATCTAAAGCAGGTCAATTAATTCATCTAAAAACAACAATTAAAGCAAGATTAAAGTCTCAATCTTTGCAAGAGGTCATTTCTCAATTGCACCCAACACCAGCAGTTTGTGGTTTGCCAACTCAACTTGCTAAACAATTTTTAGAACAAAATGAAGCTTACAATCGACAGTTCTACAGTGGCTATTTTGGTGAGCTTAATTTTAAGTCTGAAAATAGACGTTCAAATCGGCCTCAAAACATCGAAAACCAAGTCTTTAAAAGTGTTAAAACTAGTTCAAGTTTGTATGTCAATTTGCGCTGTATGTCATTTCAAGATTCTATTTGTCACATTTACGTTGGCGGTGGTATTACATCTAAAAGCGATGCTTTAGCCGAATGGCAAGAAACTTGTAATAAAGCGCAAACGATGTTAAATGTGCTTTAA
- a CDS encoding PaaI family thioesterase — MNKSKSEILKSCNAVTPNTLMETLEITYVDVGEDFLTAKMPVTPKVHQPDGVLHGGAMVALAESVGSAACFVFLDTAKFMIRGLEISANHLRSIKEGEVFAKAQFIHRGRTTQVWDIKLTNAEGQLISAVKLTTIALPKA, encoded by the coding sequence ATGAATAAATCGAAGTCTGAAATTCTTAAATCCTGCAATGCCGTAACACCAAATACGTTAATGGAAACCTTAGAAATTACCTATGTTGATGTTGGTGAAGACTTTTTAACCGCAAAAATGCCAGTAACACCTAAAGTACATCAACCCGATGGTGTTTTACACGGAGGCGCCATGGTTGCACTTGCCGAAAGTGTTGGTAGTGCGGCTTGTTTTGTTTTTTTAGATACAGCTAAATTCATGATTCGTGGGCTAGAAATATCAGCTAATCACCTTAGAAGTATAAAAGAAGGAGAAGTTTTTGCTAAAGCTCAATTTATACATCGCGGTCGTACAACTCAAGTTTGGGATATTAAATTAACCAATGCTGAAGGACAATTGATTTCAGCTGTAAAATTAACGACTATCGCCTTACCAAAAGCTTAA
- a CDS encoding alpha/beta hydrolase codes for MAIYENKVSYTSTNTYSTFNNLTPQTEQVWIACHGIGYLSKYFIRYFNKLPKQHYIIAPQAPAKYYQTKDFKYVGASWLTKEQTALEIENVLNYLDAVWQNEKLKDLPINLMGYSQGVSVVMRWLAKREILCSNLIIHSGSIPDEFESDVFKDKVNSEVHLIYGNQDEYITGEKLKAQLKLAEKLFGNQLNVNEFDGKHEVNQNLLKSLAEGFKTI; via the coding sequence ATGGCTATTTATGAAAACAAAGTAAGTTATACAAGTACAAATACGTATTCAACTTTTAATAATTTAACGCCTCAAACTGAGCAAGTTTGGATTGCATGCCACGGCATTGGTTATTTGAGTAAGTATTTTATTAGGTATTTTAACAAACTTCCTAAGCAACATTATATAATTGCGCCGCAAGCTCCAGCTAAGTATTACCAGACCAAAGATTTTAAATATGTTGGCGCTTCTTGGCTTACCAAAGAACAAACGGCATTAGAAATTGAAAATGTACTAAATTATTTAGATGCGGTTTGGCAAAATGAAAAATTGAAAGATTTACCTATAAATTTAATGGGCTATTCACAAGGAGTTTCGGTGGTCATGCGTTGGCTCGCAAAACGAGAGATACTTTGTTCAAACTTAATTATACATTCAGGCAGTATTCCTGATGAATTTGAGTCAGATGTATTTAAGGATAAAGTAAACTCTGAAGTTCATTTGATTTATGGAAATCAGGATGAATACATTACAGGTGAAAAACTCAAAGCGCAATTAAAATTAGCTGAAAAATTATTTGGTAATCAGCTTAATGTTAATGAATTTGATGGTAAGCATGAAGTTAATCAAAACCTCTTAAAAAGCTTAGCTGAAGGTTTTAAAACCATATAA
- the katG gene encoding catalase/peroxidase HPI, producing MNKIITALVLLVFLTAHAQPASQGIEACPYLSAQAKAQSKAKSQTSKGKMEAKEWWPNQLNLDILRQNADKSNPMGEDFNYIEAFRSLDYYALKEDIRKVLTDSKEWWPADFGHYGGLFIRMAWHSAGTYRTGDGRGGSRSGQQRFAPLNSWPDNANLDKARRLLWPVKQKYGSKISWADLMILAGNVALEDMGFETAGFAAGRVDVFEPEEDVYWGPESEMLKRKRFDEDGDLQDPLAATQMGLIYVNPEGPNGIPDPLAAAEAIRVTFARMGMNDEETVALIAGGHTLGKTHAAAEDHHMGPEPEAAPIEEQGLGWKSSYKSGKGADAITSTVEVTWTSTPTEWSHDYLTFLFKYDWELMKSPAGGHQWVAKDAEAIIPHAFDKDKKQKPYMLTTDVALIKDPVYKKISKRFLEDEDAFKDAFAKAWFKLTHRDMGPKSSYIGPEIPEEDFIWQDPIPAVDHKLVTTNDVKSLKKQILNLDLSIGELVKTAWASASTYRESDRRGGANGAHILLEPQRNWEVNNPKELNKVISELEKIQKKFNRKAKSGKEISMADLIVLAGNAAIEKAAKDAGFEITVPFQPGRMDALQEQTDVESMQFLKPYADGFRNYSGKKYTYSTEELLVDKAQLLTLTPPEMTVLVGGMRVLGANYDNSKHGVFTNQEGVLTNDFFVNLLSMDYKWRSISEDDELFEIVDRNSGEVKWTATRADLIFGSNSELRALAEVYAANNAKEKFVKDFVAAWSKVMQLDRFDLKM from the coding sequence ATGAATAAAATTATTACAGCATTGGTTTTGTTGGTGTTTCTTACAGCTCATGCTCAACCAGCATCACAAGGCATTGAAGCTTGCCCTTACTTATCTGCTCAAGCTAAAGCGCAATCTAAAGCAAAATCACAAACCTCAAAAGGTAAAATGGAGGCCAAAGAATGGTGGCCTAATCAGTTAAATCTTGACATTTTAAGACAAAACGCCGATAAATCTAATCCTATGGGAGAAGATTTTAATTACATTGAAGCCTTTAGAAGTTTAGATTACTATGCGCTTAAGGAAGATATCAGAAAAGTTTTGACCGATTCTAAAGAATGGTGGCCAGCAGACTTTGGTCATTATGGTGGTTTGTTTATAAGAATGGCTTGGCACAGTGCAGGAACCTATAGAACTGGCGATGGTCGTGGCGGTTCACGATCAGGACAACAGCGTTTTGCGCCATTAAATTCATGGCCTGATAATGCTAATTTAGATAAAGCAAGACGCTTACTTTGGCCAGTCAAACAAAAATATGGAAGTAAAATTTCATGGGCTGATTTAATGATTTTAGCTGGTAATGTTGCATTAGAAGATATGGGTTTTGAAACTGCAGGATTTGCAGCAGGTCGTGTTGATGTTTTCGAACCTGAAGAAGATGTTTATTGGGGTCCAGAATCTGAAATGCTTAAAAGAAAGCGTTTTGATGAAGACGGTGATTTGCAAGATCCACTTGCAGCAACACAAATGGGTTTAATCTATGTAAATCCTGAAGGTCCGAATGGTATTCCAGATCCGTTAGCAGCTGCAGAAGCAATTCGTGTAACTTTTGCAAGAATGGGAATGAACGACGAAGAAACAGTTGCCTTAATTGCCGGCGGACACACCTTAGGTAAAACGCATGCAGCAGCAGAAGACCATCACATGGGACCAGAACCAGAAGCTGCGCCTATTGAAGAACAAGGTTTAGGCTGGAAAAGTTCTTATAAATCTGGTAAAGGTGCTGATGCAATTACTTCTACAGTTGAAGTTACTTGGACATCTACACCTACAGAATGGAGCCACGACTACTTAACATTCTTATTCAAATACGATTGGGAATTAATGAAAAGTCCAGCAGGCGGACACCAATGGGTTGCTAAAGATGCAGAAGCAATTATTCCACATGCATTTGATAAAGATAAAAAGCAAAAACCTTACATGTTAACTACCGATGTAGCCTTAATTAAAGATCCAGTTTACAAGAAAATTTCTAAGCGCTTTTTAGAAGATGAAGATGCTTTTAAAGATGCCTTTGCTAAAGCTTGGTTTAAATTAACACATCGTGATATGGGACCTAAAAGTTCTTATATCGGGCCTGAAATTCCTGAAGAAGATTTCATCTGGCAAGACCCAATTCCAGCTGTAGACCATAAATTAGTGACTACAAATGATGTTAAATCACTTAAAAAACAAATCTTAAATTTAGATTTAAGTATTGGTGAACTTGTAAAAACCGCTTGGGCTTCAGCGTCAACTTATCGTGAATCTGATAGACGCGGTGGCGCTAATGGTGCACATATTTTATTAGAGCCGCAACGCAATTGGGAAGTAAATAATCCTAAAGAATTAAATAAAGTAATTTCTGAATTAGAGAAAATTCAAAAAAAGTTTAACCGCAAGGCAAAGTCAGGAAAAGAAATTTCAATGGCCGATTTAATTGTTCTTGCTGGAAATGCGGCAATAGAAAAAGCTGCAAAAGACGCTGGTTTTGAAATAACAGTTCCTTTTCAACCTGGTCGTATGGATGCGCTTCAAGAACAAACCGATGTTGAATCGATGCAATTCTTAAAGCCTTATGCTGACGGATTTAGAAACTATAGTGGTAAAAAATATACGTATTCAACTGAAGAATTACTTGTAGATAAAGCACAATTGCTAACCTTAACGCCACCTGAAATGACAGTTTTAGTCGGCGGTATGCGAGTACTTGGTGCTAACTATGATAACTCGAAACATGGTGTGTTTACAAACCAGGAAGGTGTTTTAACAAATGATTTCTTTGTGAACTTATTAAGCATGGATTATAAATGGCGTTCAATTTCTGAAGATGATGAGTTATTCGAAATCGTTGATCGTAACTCTGGAGAAGTAAAATGGACAGCCACAAGAGCTGACTTGATTTTTGGTTCAAATTCTGAACTTAGAGCCCTTGCTGAAGTTTATGCAGCAAATAATGCAAAAGAAAAATTTGTAAAAGATTTTGTTGCTGCATGGTCTAAAGTCATGCAATTAGACCGTTTTGATTTAAAAATGTAG
- the ligA gene encoding NAD-dependent DNA ligase LigA — MDIATKIHQLREELHQHNYNYYVLDQPEISDYEFDIKLKELQELEAQHPELYDSNSPTQRVGGQVTKNFPSVTHDFRMYSLSNSYSKDDLLDWETRLKKQIDQPISFVCELKYDGASISLTYQNGQLLRAVTRGDGTQGDEVTANVKTIKNVPLKLSGTNIPQRFDIRGEIVLPYEGFAKLNAERIEQGEDPYANPRNTASGSLKLQDSAEVAKRPLQCLLYNLTGTDLPVKTQFESLQKARDWGFDVPNEAKLLHSIDEVIDFINYWDEARHNLAYETDGVVIKVNNLDQQDELGYTAKSPRWAMAYKFKAEQVSTVLNTITYQVGRTGAITPVANLTPVQLAGTIVKRASLHNADQIEKLDVRVNDHVFVEKGGEIIPKIVGVDFTKRSQDSKPTQYISTCPECHTELVRKEGEALHFCPNSKTCPPQVIGRIQHFISRKAMGIEGLGGETVALLVNADLIENYADLYILQKEDVLPLDRMAEKSAENLIKGIEASKQVPFERVLFALGIRYVGETVAKTLAKHYQSISALMQATQEQLTQVDEIGERIAQSVVTFFKDNDNQQLISRLQKYGLQMQISEDEKAQQSDRLKGLKIVISGVFEILSRKQLKDLIETNGAKNTSSISKSTDYLIAGNKMGPSKLKKAEDLGVKIISENDFLELISD, encoded by the coding sequence ATGGATATAGCGACAAAAATTCATCAACTTCGTGAAGAGTTGCATCAGCATAATTATAACTATTATGTTTTAGATCAACCTGAAATCAGCGATTATGAGTTTGATATTAAACTGAAAGAACTGCAAGAATTAGAAGCGCAACATCCAGAATTGTATGATTCTAACTCACCAACTCAACGTGTAGGCGGTCAAGTCACTAAAAATTTCCCTTCAGTTACTCATGATTTCCGGATGTATTCCTTATCAAATTCGTATTCTAAAGACGATTTGTTAGACTGGGAAACGCGTCTGAAAAAACAAATAGACCAACCCATCAGTTTTGTCTGTGAGTTAAAATATGATGGTGCATCTATAAGTTTAACCTATCAAAACGGTCAACTGCTTAGAGCTGTAACTCGTGGTGATGGCACTCAAGGTGATGAAGTAACAGCTAATGTAAAAACCATAAAAAATGTGCCTTTGAAATTAAGTGGAACAAATATTCCACAACGCTTTGACATCAGAGGAGAAATTGTTTTACCTTACGAAGGCTTTGCAAAATTAAACGCTGAGCGGATTGAACAAGGTGAAGATCCCTATGCAAATCCTAGAAATACAGCCTCTGGCAGTTTAAAATTACAAGATAGTGCTGAAGTCGCTAAGAGACCATTACAGTGTTTGCTTTATAATTTAACAGGTACAGATTTACCGGTTAAAACACAATTCGAAAGCTTACAAAAAGCAAGAGATTGGGGTTTTGATGTTCCAAATGAAGCAAAATTACTCCATTCGATTGATGAGGTTATAGATTTTATTAATTATTGGGATGAAGCGCGACATAATTTAGCTTATGAAACTGATGGTGTAGTCATTAAAGTAAATAATTTAGACCAGCAAGATGAGTTAGGTTATACAGCAAAATCGCCACGCTGGGCAATGGCATATAAATTTAAAGCTGAACAGGTAAGCACAGTTTTAAATACAATCACTTATCAAGTCGGTCGCACAGGAGCTATAACGCCTGTGGCTAACTTAACGCCGGTTCAGTTAGCTGGAACCATCGTAAAACGCGCTTCTTTGCATAACGCTGACCAAATTGAGAAATTAGATGTCCGTGTTAATGACCATGTATTTGTCGAAAAAGGTGGCGAAATTATCCCTAAAATTGTTGGGGTAGATTTTACAAAACGTTCGCAAGATTCTAAGCCAACACAATACATTTCAACTTGTCCTGAATGTCATACTGAATTAGTAAGAAAAGAAGGCGAGGCACTTCATTTTTGTCCAAACTCTAAAACTTGTCCACCACAAGTTATAGGTAGAATTCAGCATTTTATTTCCCGTAAAGCGATGGGTATAGAAGGCTTAGGTGGCGAAACAGTTGCCTTGTTGGTTAATGCTGATTTAATAGAAAACTATGCCGATTTATATATTTTACAAAAAGAAGATGTTTTACCATTAGATCGGATGGCTGAGAAATCAGCAGAAAATTTAATCAAGGGAATTGAGGCTTCTAAACAAGTGCCTTTCGAGCGTGTTTTATTTGCTTTAGGCATTCGTTATGTTGGAGAAACTGTTGCTAAAACTCTTGCTAAACATTATCAATCTATCAGTGCTTTAATGCAAGCTACTCAAGAACAACTTACTCAAGTTGATGAAATTGGCGAACGGATCGCACAATCGGTAGTCACATTTTTTAAAGATAACGATAACCAGCAACTTATAAGTCGTTTACAAAAGTATGGCTTACAGATGCAAATTTCTGAGGATGAAAAAGCACAGCAAAGCGACCGATTGAAAGGACTTAAAATTGTAATTTCAGGTGTTTTTGAAATTCTGAGTCGAAAACAACTAAAAGACTTAATTGAAACTAATGGTGCTAAAAATACCAGCTCAATTTCAAAAAGTACAGATTATCTCATTGCTGGCAATAAAATGGGACCAAGTAAACTTAAAAAAGCTGAAGATTTAGGTGTTAAGATTATTTCTGAAAATGATTTTTTAGAATTGATAAGTGATTAA
- a CDS encoding sterol desaturase family protein: MLEKYLNIVEDSFIGYFNYLVTEISNPHSTNYFYWLLALSVLVLLFEILLPWRKGQKVLRKGFWLDVFYIFFNFFLFSLIGYNALSNIGVNLFNDVLGWFGITNIVAIELQSMPVWSQLLIMFVVADFIQWFVHVQLHKQPWLWKFHKVHHSVQEMGFAAHFRFHFMETIIYKSVQYIPLAMIGFGIEQFFVVHMFSVFIGHLNHANLPWNYGWLGYIFNNPKMHIWHHAKDLPKSHSFGMNFGISLSIWDYLFKTAYIPKEGKNIKLGFEKVEDYPQDFFGQLTQPFKEK; the protein is encoded by the coding sequence ATGTTAGAAAAGTATCTAAATATAGTTGAAGATTCTTTTATAGGTTACTTTAATTATTTGGTAACTGAAATTAGCAATCCACATTCAACTAATTATTTTTATTGGTTATTGGCACTTTCAGTATTGGTGCTTTTATTTGAAATCTTATTACCCTGGCGAAAAGGCCAAAAAGTTTTGCGCAAAGGCTTTTGGCTGGATGTGTTTTATATTTTTTTCAATTTTTTTCTATTTTCTTTAATTGGCTACAATGCTTTATCAAACATCGGTGTTAATTTATTTAATGATGTATTGGGATGGTTTGGCATTACCAACATCGTAGCCATAGAGCTGCAAAGCATGCCTGTTTGGTCACAGCTCTTAATCATGTTTGTTGTAGCCGATTTTATTCAATGGTTTGTTCACGTACAACTTCATAAACAACCATGGTTATGGAAATTTCATAAAGTACATCACAGTGTGCAAGAAATGGGATTTGCAGCACATTTTAGGTTTCATTTTATGGAAACTATTATCTATAAATCTGTGCAATACATTCCCTTAGCGATGATTGGTTTTGGTATTGAGCAATTTTTTGTAGTACATATGTTTAGCGTGTTTATTGGTCATTTAAACCACGCCAATTTACCATGGAATTATGGTTGGTTAGGTTATATTTTTAATAATCCTAAAATGCACATTTGGCATCACGCTAAAGATTTACCAAAATCACACAGTTTTGGGATGAATTTTGGTATTTCTTTAAGTATTTGGGATTACCTATTTAAAACTGCTTATATTCCAAAAGAAGGTAAAAACATCAAATTGGGTTTTGAAAAAGTAGAAGATTATCCACAAGACTTTTTTGGTCAATTAACGCAACCATTTAAAGAAAAGTAG
- a CDS encoding T9SS type A sorting domain-containing protein, which translates to MYPNPVNDKLCFDNPNQFEINKVKLYTISGQLLSTFSTVGEFIELDAVETGVYFIKVYSGNSAFTSKVLKK; encoded by the coding sequence GTGTATCCTAATCCCGTTAACGATAAATTATGTTTTGATAATCCTAATCAATTTGAAATAAATAAAGTAAAGTTATATACAATATCAGGTCAGCTCTTAAGTACTTTTTCAACTGTAGGCGAATTTATTGAGTTGGATGCCGTAGAAACTGGTGTTTATTTTATAAAGGTATACAGCGGAAATTCAGCATTCACGTCTAAGGTTTTGAAAAAATAA
- a CDS encoding methyltransferase family protein: MPKLKDIIYVSLQAVLFVFYVIPVQIEVSLLIDLSGWFWWIFIGIGVIIGLLALLQLKTNLSPFPSPKHHSTLITSGVFKYIRHPIYTAILMVCFSYAMLSSNGWKLMVTIGLFVLFWLKSNYEEQLLQKKIS; the protein is encoded by the coding sequence ATGCCAAAGTTGAAAGATATAATTTACGTTAGTTTGCAGGCTGTATTGTTTGTGTTTTACGTGATTCCAGTACAAATTGAAGTTTCTTTGTTAATAGATTTATCGGGTTGGTTTTGGTGGATTTTTATTGGTATAGGTGTCATAATTGGCTTGTTGGCTTTACTTCAATTAAAAACCAATTTATCACCTTTTCCGAGTCCTAAACATCATTCAACACTAATTACATCAGGTGTTTTTAAATATATCAGGCATCCCATATACACAGCTATTCTTATGGTGTGTTTTAGTTATGCAATGTTAAGTTCTAACGGTTGGAAACTAATGGTCACGATTGGTCTATTTGTTTTATTTTGGTTAAAATCTAATTATGAAGAGCAATTATTGCAAAAAAAAATTTCCTAA